One region of Ictalurus punctatus breed USDA103 chromosome 6, Coco_2.0, whole genome shotgun sequence genomic DNA includes:
- the LOC108266782 gene encoding neurogenic differentiation factor 2 isoform X1: MEDMLFDFDQDATTDFAFWGEMDPNFQFQSQLDSLLFDGTAITGELSPWSSFGCQSVFPEAQLAFPELESRSPRAEADSGAAEEELEEQKRGKLRPRRLASNHLAHHQHHHQHQHHPYRVQRHAANIRERKRMLSINSAFEELRCHVPTFPYEKRLSKIDTLRLAIAYIALLREILVSGCDPKTYVDECMKNGYKNQTNAIWNTSDLTARLSWIKWD; the protein is encoded by the exons ATGGAGGACATGCTGTTTGACTTTGACCAAGATGCAACCACGGACTTCGCCTTCTGGGGCGAAATGGACCCTAACTTTCAGTTTCAGTCCCAGCTCGACTCGCTGCTGTTCGATGGCACGGCAATAACAGGTGAACTGTCTCCGTGGTCTTCCTTCGGGTGTCAGTCCGTGTTCCCCGAAGCGCAGCTCGCTTTCCCGGAGCTGGAGTCTCGCTCCCCGCGGGCTGAGGCGGACAGCGGTGCTGCAGAGGAAGAGCTAGAGGAGCAGAAGCGGGGGAAGCTCAGGCCGCGCCGCCTCGCCTCCAACCATCTCGCAcaccatcagcatcatcaccaGCATCAGCACCACCCGTACCGCGTCCAGCGCCACGCCGCCAACATCCGCGAGCGCAAGCGCATGCTCAGTATCAACTCTGCGTTTGAGGAGCTGCGCTGTCACGTGCCCACGTTCCCCTACGAGAAGCGACTGTCCAAGATCGACACCCTGAGGCTGGCCATCGCCTACATCGCCCTGCTCAGAGAGATCCTCGTGTCCGGCTGTGACCCCAAGACCTATGTAGACGAGTGCATGAAGAATGGCTACAAAAATCAGACTAACGCCATCTGGAACACGAGCG ATCTGACAGCTCGTCTTTCTTGGATAAAGTGGGATTAG
- the LOC108266782 gene encoding fer3-like protein isoform X2, protein MEDMLFDFDQDATTDFAFWGEMDPNFQFQSQLDSLLFDGTAITGELSPWSSFGCQSVFPEAQLAFPELESRSPRAEADSGAAEEELEEQKRGKLRPRRLASNHLAHHQHHHQHQHHPYRVQRHAANIRERKRMLSINSAFEELRCHVPTFPYEKRLSKIDTLRLAIAYIALLREILVSGCDPKTYVDECMKNGYKNQTNAIWNTSDCLSVREVW, encoded by the exons ATGGAGGACATGCTGTTTGACTTTGACCAAGATGCAACCACGGACTTCGCCTTCTGGGGCGAAATGGACCCTAACTTTCAGTTTCAGTCCCAGCTCGACTCGCTGCTGTTCGATGGCACGGCAATAACAGGTGAACTGTCTCCGTGGTCTTCCTTCGGGTGTCAGTCCGTGTTCCCCGAAGCGCAGCTCGCTTTCCCGGAGCTGGAGTCTCGCTCCCCGCGGGCTGAGGCGGACAGCGGTGCTGCAGAGGAAGAGCTAGAGGAGCAGAAGCGGGGGAAGCTCAGGCCGCGCCGCCTCGCCTCCAACCATCTCGCAcaccatcagcatcatcaccaGCATCAGCACCACCCGTACCGCGTCCAGCGCCACGCCGCCAACATCCGCGAGCGCAAGCGCATGCTCAGTATCAACTCTGCGTTTGAGGAGCTGCGCTGTCACGTGCCCACGTTCCCCTACGAGAAGCGACTGTCCAAGATCGACACCCTGAGGCTGGCCATCGCCTACATCGCCCTGCTCAGAGAGATCCTCGTGTCCGGCTGTGACCCCAAGACCTATGTAGACGAGTGCATGAAGAATGGCTACAAAAATCAGACTAACGCCATCTGGAACACGAGCG ATTGTTTATCAGTTCGCGAGGTTTGGTGA